In a genomic window of Hymenobacter chitinivorans DSM 11115:
- a CDS encoding GNAT family N-acetyltransferase, with protein sequence MSIAELPPAPSRTPIRTARLTLRPYAPTDAAAFFTVIDQNRERLQPAFPSRVAAVQTLADAEQVLLGYTQDWYSRRLLVLGIWHTEAGTYLGDISLKPVWGRTVTAEIGYYLAAEAEGQGYAQEALAAAVAFGFQMPLGAVRLDIRCYATNPRSCAVAERAGFRRLPPRPRLWPQRHQPEIYYYSLTPVAA encoded by the coding sequence ATGAGTATTGCTGAGCTGCCTCCCGCCCCCTCCCGTACGCCTATCCGCACCGCGCGCCTCACCCTGCGCCCCTACGCGCCCACCGACGCGGCAGCCTTCTTCACCGTCATCGACCAGAACCGGGAGCGGCTGCAGCCGGCCTTTCCTTCCCGGGTGGCCGCCGTCCAGACCCTGGCCGACGCCGAGCAGGTTTTGCTGGGCTATACCCAGGACTGGTACTCGCGCCGTCTGCTGGTACTCGGCATCTGGCACACCGAGGCGGGCACTTACTTGGGGGATATCAGCCTGAAGCCCGTCTGGGGCCGCACCGTCACGGCCGAAATCGGATATTACTTGGCCGCGGAAGCCGAAGGCCAGGGCTACGCCCAGGAAGCCCTGGCCGCCGCCGTAGCTTTTGGTTTCCAGATGCCGCTAGGCGCTGTTCGGCTCGATATCCGCTGCTACGCCACCAACCCGCGCAGCTGTGCCGTGGCCGAACGGGCCGGCTTCCGCCGCCTGCCGCCCCGGCCCCGGCTCTGGCCCCAGCGCCACCAGCCCGAAATCTATTACTATAGCCTCACGCCAGTAGCTGCGTAG
- a CDS encoding DUF3108 domain-containing protein, whose product MWSFDTAKTERTIPNNSFTKGEVLRYKVHYGLINAAEATVELSDEIHKVNDRPCYKATVTGKTTGSFDFFLRIRDTWRSYIDTTSILPQRFFQNIEENSFRKKEYMDFDHNKNLVQVETHRKQDPVKKGSFKTPDNIQDIVSGFYFLRTLNYDNRKVGEVIRVQGFFDDEVFNMDVTYKGKETVETKAGVIRAIRLVPKMPENKLFKGENAVSVYLSDDRNKIPVLFQAEMFVGSVKVDMYKYQGLRNRLNLVAKN is encoded by the coding sequence TTGTGGTCGTTTGATACGGCCAAAACCGAGCGCACCATTCCCAACAATAGCTTTACCAAGGGTGAAGTACTGCGCTATAAAGTGCACTACGGCCTGATCAACGCCGCCGAGGCCACCGTGGAGCTCTCCGACGAGATTCACAAGGTGAACGACCGGCCCTGCTACAAGGCCACCGTCACGGGCAAAACCACCGGCTCCTTCGACTTCTTCCTGCGCATCCGCGACACCTGGCGCTCCTACATCGATACGACGAGCATTTTGCCCCAGCGCTTCTTCCAGAACATCGAGGAGAACAGCTTCCGCAAAAAGGAGTACATGGATTTCGACCACAACAAGAACCTGGTGCAGGTCGAAACCCACCGCAAGCAGGACCCAGTTAAGAAAGGCTCCTTTAAAACCCCCGACAACATTCAGGACATCGTCAGCGGCTTTTACTTCCTGCGGACTCTGAACTACGACAACCGCAAAGTCGGTGAGGTCATCCGGGTGCAGGGCTTCTTCGACGACGAGGTCTTCAACATGGACGTCACCTACAAGGGCAAGGAAACGGTCGAAACGAAAGCCGGCGTGATTCGCGCCATTCGCCTCGTCCCGAAGATGCCCGAAAACAAGCTATTTAAAGGAGAAAACGCCGTGTCGGTGTACCTCTCCGACGACCGGAACAAAATTCCGGTGCTATTTCAGGCTGAAATGTTCGTCGGCTCCGTGAAAGTCGATATGTACAAGTACCAAGGCCTGCGAAACCGGTTGAATCTGGTGGCCAAAAATTGA
- a CDS encoding SDR family NAD(P)-dependent oxidoreductase, with product MSRRLEGKVAIVTGGGAGIGEAISKKFAREGAAVVVVGFAEDPVGEVVEDIVAAGGRAVAFTGDISDQATAEACVQQALSQFGKLDVLVNNAGVFPATDELDKYPVEAFEYMIKNNIYTVFHMSRAALPYLQKTRGNIISAGSEAGQMGSPNITPYGGTKAWVMTFSKGLAVEQAKYGVRVNCVGPGPIDTAWTHKETGPMDKKMEKNTVEGVPMGRRGTPEEVANVYLFLASDEASYVTGATYFVDGGVTSSKSLPGEEVPSELKKEPAGELVLNHSQDGHAEIRPEDTGHMSS from the coding sequence ATGAGCAGAAGATTGGAAGGCAAAGTAGCTATTGTTACCGGCGGTGGCGCGGGCATCGGCGAGGCCATCAGCAAGAAATTTGCCCGCGAGGGGGCCGCCGTTGTTGTCGTGGGTTTTGCCGAAGACCCGGTGGGCGAGGTCGTAGAAGACATTGTAGCGGCCGGGGGCCGGGCGGTGGCCTTCACCGGCGACATTTCCGACCAGGCCACGGCCGAAGCCTGCGTGCAGCAAGCCCTGAGTCAGTTCGGCAAGCTCGACGTGCTGGTGAACAATGCCGGCGTGTTTCCGGCCACCGACGAGCTGGACAAGTACCCGGTGGAGGCCTTCGAGTACATGATTAAAAACAACATCTACACCGTGTTTCACATGAGCCGGGCGGCCTTGCCGTATTTGCAGAAAACGCGGGGCAACATCATTTCGGCCGGCTCGGAGGCCGGGCAGATGGGCTCCCCGAACATCACGCCCTACGGCGGCACCAAGGCCTGGGTCATGACTTTCTCCAAGGGCCTGGCCGTGGAGCAGGCCAAGTACGGAGTGCGGGTCAACTGCGTGGGGCCGGGGCCCATCGATACGGCCTGGACCCACAAGGAAACCGGTCCGATGGATAAAAAGATGGAGAAAAATACGGTGGAAGGCGTCCCGATGGGCCGCCGCGGCACGCCCGAGGAAGTAGCCAACGTGTACCTATTCCTGGCTTCCGACGAGGCCAGCTACGTAACCGGCGCCACCTACTTCGTGGACGGCGGGGTGACTTCCTCCAAGAGCCTGCCCGGCGAGGAAGTGCCGAGCGAGCTGAAAAAGGAGCCGGCCGGCGAGTTGGTGCTGAACCATTCTCAGGACGGGCACGCCGAAATCCGGCCCGAAGACACGGGCCACATGAGCAGCTAA
- a CDS encoding AAA family ATPase → MRTFSSDKEAADALAASYRTLRQEIGKVIIGQDEVVRLVLTAVFSQGHCLLVGVPGLAKTLLIQTIADSLDLSFNRIQFTPDLMPSDIVGSETMNQQRDFQFVKGPVFANIVLADEINRTPPKTQAALLESMQEYAVTVAGKRYGLERPFFVLATQNPIEQEGTYPLPEAQLDRFMFNIELGYPSYEAELQIVKNTTSDKKPSVNKILHSDDIQAYQQLVRRVPVADNVVEYAVSLVHKTRPNTDRAAARVNQMLEWGAGPRASQHLIVGAKCNALLNGKYSPDIEDVKAIAGPILRHRLVRNFKAEAEGISIDQIVKELL, encoded by the coding sequence ATGCGCACTTTCTCTTCTGATAAAGAAGCTGCCGACGCCCTGGCCGCCTCCTACCGTACGTTGCGCCAGGAAATCGGCAAGGTCATTATTGGCCAGGATGAGGTTGTCCGGCTGGTCTTGACGGCCGTGTTTTCCCAGGGCCACTGCCTGCTGGTGGGCGTGCCGGGTTTGGCCAAAACCCTGCTGATTCAAACCATTGCCGACTCGCTCGACTTGTCCTTCAACCGGATTCAGTTCACGCCCGACCTGATGCCTTCCGACATCGTGGGCTCGGAGACGATGAACCAGCAGCGCGACTTCCAGTTTGTGAAAGGACCCGTGTTTGCCAACATCGTGCTGGCCGACGAAATCAACCGGACGCCGCCCAAAACCCAGGCCGCCCTGCTCGAAAGCATGCAGGAGTACGCCGTGACCGTGGCCGGTAAGCGTTACGGGCTGGAGCGGCCGTTCTTCGTGCTGGCCACCCAGAACCCGATTGAGCAGGAAGGCACCTACCCGCTGCCCGAAGCCCAGCTCGACCGGTTTATGTTCAACATCGAGCTAGGCTACCCCAGCTACGAGGCCGAGCTGCAGATTGTGAAGAATACAACGTCCGACAAGAAGCCGAGCGTCAACAAAATCCTGCACTCCGACGATATTCAGGCCTATCAGCAGCTGGTGCGCCGCGTGCCCGTGGCCGACAACGTGGTGGAGTACGCCGTGAGTCTGGTGCACAAAACCCGGCCGAATACGGACCGGGCCGCAGCCCGCGTCAATCAGATGCTGGAATGGGGCGCCGGGCCGCGGGCCTCGCAGCACCTGATTGTGGGGGCCAAGTGCAACGCCCTGCTCAACGGCAAATACTCCCCTGACATCGAAGACGTGAAAGCCATTGCCGGCCCGATTCTGCGCCACCGCCTGGTGCGCAACTTCAAGGCCGAAGCCGAAGGCATCAGCATCGACCAAATCGTCAAAGAATTACTGTAG
- the recA gene encoding recombinase RecA, with amino-acid sequence MAAPTTDKAVNANVEKMKALQLTMDKLDKAYGKGTVMKLSDERVVDIPAISTGSLGLDIALGIGGLPRGRVVEIYGPESSGKTTLTMHCIAEAQKKGGIAAFIDAEHAFDKTYAEKLGIDTTNLLIAQPDNGEQALEIADHLISSGAIDIIVIDSVAALVPKGELEGDMGDSKMGLQARLMSQALRKLTGTINKTGCCCIFINQLREKIGVMFGNPETTTGGNALKFYASVRLDIRRIGQIKEDKDNVTGNRTKVKVVKNKVAPPFKVVEFDIIYGEGISKVGEILDLGVDMGIIAKSGSWFSYEGNRLGQGREGVKQILLDNPELADKIEQQIRDMVKGEPAAALAAIPTDESTDEDDE; translated from the coding sequence ATGGCTGCACCCACCACTGATAAAGCTGTCAATGCCAACGTCGAGAAGATGAAGGCGCTTCAGCTCACGATGGACAAGCTTGACAAAGCTTACGGCAAAGGCACCGTCATGAAGCTGAGCGATGAGCGCGTGGTCGATATCCCGGCCATCAGCACCGGCTCGCTCGGTCTTGATATTGCGCTCGGCATCGGCGGCCTGCCCCGCGGCCGGGTCGTTGAAATCTACGGTCCCGAATCGAGCGGTAAAACCACGCTCACGATGCACTGCATCGCCGAGGCCCAGAAAAAAGGCGGTATCGCCGCGTTTATCGACGCCGAGCACGCCTTCGACAAGACCTACGCTGAAAAGCTGGGCATCGACACCACGAACCTGCTGATTGCTCAGCCCGACAACGGTGAGCAAGCCCTGGAAATAGCCGACCACCTGATTTCCTCGGGTGCCATCGACATCATCGTTATTGACTCCGTAGCCGCTCTGGTGCCCAAAGGCGAACTGGAAGGCGACATGGGCGACTCCAAGATGGGCTTGCAAGCCCGCCTGATGAGCCAGGCCCTGCGGAAGCTGACTGGTACCATCAACAAAACCGGCTGCTGCTGCATCTTCATCAACCAGCTGCGCGAAAAAATCGGCGTGATGTTCGGCAACCCCGAAACCACGACCGGTGGTAACGCCCTCAAATTCTACGCTTCGGTTCGTCTCGACATTCGTCGGATCGGCCAGATCAAAGAAGACAAGGACAACGTGACCGGCAACCGCACCAAGGTGAAGGTGGTGAAGAACAAAGTAGCGCCACCGTTCAAAGTGGTGGAGTTCGACATCATCTACGGCGAAGGCATCAGCAAAGTCGGTGAGATTCTCGACCTGGGCGTCGACATGGGCATTATTGCCAAGTCGGGCTCCTGGTTCTCCTACGAAGGCAACCGCCTCGGCCAGGGCCGCGAGGGCGTCAAGCAGATTCTGCTCGACAACCCCGAGCTGGCCGACAAAATCGAACAGCAGATTCGCGACATGGTGAAAGGTGAGCCCGCCGCCGCGCTGGCCGCCATTCCCACCGATGAGTCGACGGACGAAGACGACGAGTAA